One Deinococcus carri genomic window carries:
- a CDS encoding HAD family hydrolase, whose translation MTGTLETALNPERLRGVLLDVDGTLIDSNDAHARAWVAALHDEGFEKTFGEVRPLIGMGGDQMIPRLTDEDSESEVGQRLTDGWLKHFEPMIPQLQPTRGARALVEGLRARGLRVVLATSGEAEVVDALLKRAHLDDLNLDRVSSSEVQSSKPAPDLIHAGLEKLGLPADAALMVGDTPYDAEAAAKAGVPCILLRCGGDTGLEQHAPVLDDPQALLEALEGARD comes from the coding sequence ATGACCGGAACGCTGGAGACAGCCCTCAATCCCGAACGCCTGCGCGGCGTGCTGCTCGACGTGGACGGCACCCTGATCGACTCCAACGACGCCCACGCCCGCGCCTGGGTGGCAGCCCTGCACGACGAGGGCTTCGAGAAGACCTTCGGGGAGGTGCGTCCCCTGATCGGCATGGGCGGCGACCAGATGATTCCCCGCCTGACCGACGAGGACAGCGAGAGCGAGGTGGGCCAGCGGCTCACGGACGGCTGGCTGAAGCACTTCGAGCCGATGATTCCGCAGCTCCAGCCCACGCGCGGCGCGCGGGCACTGGTGGAGGGCCTGCGGGCGCGCGGCCTGCGGGTGGTCCTGGCGACCAGCGGCGAGGCGGAGGTCGTGGACGCCCTGCTGAAGCGGGCGCATCTGGACGACCTGAACCTCGACCGCGTCAGCAGCAGCGAGGTCCAGAGCAGCAAACCCGCCCCCGACCTGATTCACGCAGGGCTGGAAAAGCTGGGCCTGCCCGCCGACGCCGCCCTGATGGTGGGCGACACCCCCTACGACGCGGAGGCCGCCGCGAAGGCCGGGGTCCCTTGCATCCTGTTGCGCTGCGGCGGCGACACGGGGCTGGAGCAACACGCACCTGTGCTGGACGACCCGCAGGCGTTGCTGGAGGCGCTGGAGGGGGCAAGGGACTAA
- a CDS encoding HEAT repeat domain-containing protein, whose amino-acid sequence MQPLLRSALQHPEWFVRQEALELIGFHYDLSDDPALLNQVRVMLLLDPGGDGAVRLAAASVLGVQSCAWDASLICAMTDDPDEDVRQVAFRALLHLLKLGFNVEERLLAEVSCAGRPLTLATLQEFSARFDS is encoded by the coding sequence TTGCAACCCCTGCTGCGATCTGCCCTCCAGCACCCCGAGTGGTTCGTGCGGCAGGAGGCGCTGGAACTCATCGGCTTCCATTACGACCTGTCGGACGACCCCGCACTCCTTAACCAGGTCCGTGTCATGTTGCTGCTCGACCCCGGCGGGGATGGAGCGGTGCGCCTCGCGGCCGCGTCCGTCCTCGGCGTGCAATCCTGCGCCTGGGACGCGAGCCTCATCTGCGCCATGACGGACGATCCGGACGAGGACGTGCGGCAGGTGGCGTTCAGGGCGCTCCTGCACCTGCTGAAACTCGGTTTCAATGTGGAGGAACGTCTTCTCGCAGAGGTGAGCTGCGCTGGCCGCCCCCTGACCCTGGCGACCTTGCAGGAGTTCTCGGCTCGCTTTGACTCCTAG
- a CDS encoding inositol monophosphatase family protein: MTGLQQALTVGVEAARQAGAIHLAHLGRAHQIRSKSTFSDLVTEVDALAEAAIRRVIAEAFPEHAVLGEEEGLGGAADARFRWIVDPLDGTVNYAHGFPVFCASVALEVDGERVVGVVFDPNRQELFTATRGGGAFLNGEAIRVSNTPTLTTPALVSTGFPYDASGGRNLRLVERLLRLGVPVRRPGAAALDLCNVACGRMDGYWELGLKPWDSAAGSLIVQEAGGTVTDAHGQPDPYGEMIVAANGHLHAELLALLRGED, encoded by the coding sequence ATGACGGGTCTTCAGCAGGCACTCACGGTGGGGGTGGAAGCGGCGCGGCAGGCGGGGGCCATACACCTCGCCCACCTGGGCCGCGCGCATCAGATACGCAGCAAATCCACCTTCAGCGACCTCGTGACGGAGGTGGACGCGCTGGCCGAGGCCGCCATCCGCCGCGTGATTGCCGAGGCCTTCCCGGAGCACGCCGTGCTGGGCGAGGAGGAGGGGCTGGGTGGGGCCGCCGACGCCCGGTTCCGCTGGATCGTGGACCCGCTCGACGGCACCGTGAACTACGCCCACGGCTTTCCAGTCTTCTGCGCCTCGGTCGCGCTGGAGGTGGACGGTGAGCGCGTGGTGGGCGTGGTCTTTGACCCCAACCGCCAGGAACTGTTCACGGCCACGCGCGGCGGCGGAGCCTTCCTGAATGGGGAGGCCATCCGCGTGAGCAACACGCCGACCCTCACCACGCCCGCCCTGGTGTCCACCGGCTTTCCCTACGACGCCAGCGGCGGGCGCAATCTGCGGCTGGTCGAGCGTCTGCTGCGGCTGGGCGTGCCTGTCCGCCGCCCCGGTGCGGCCGCGCTCGACCTGTGCAACGTGGCCTGCGGGCGAATGGACGGCTACTGGGAACTCGGCCTCAAGCCCTGGGACAGCGCCGCCGGAAGCCTGATCGTGCAGGAGGCGGGCGGCACCGTCACCGATGCCCACGGCCAGCCCGACCCTTACGGCGAGATGATCGTGGCCGCCAACGGCCACCTTCACGCCGAACTGCTGGCCCTGCTGCGTGGAGAGGATTGA
- a CDS encoding tetratricopeptide repeat protein, whose amino-acid sequence MLGDVWQAIDEGRFADARALLEADPALLASDPGQMALGYALAHEGQFDEAREVYGRLRAAHAGQPWEHVPLHQLGMVERRAGDPAAALRLFGEELALIERLPEDERAFKRAVNGYELGVNRLALGQVAEARATLAAALADAQQADDPMTLGCVHRALGNMAVQTGDLAGAQAEYEQAATFFEEAGDERAAAEVRGRREGL is encoded by the coding sequence ATGTTGGGAGACGTATGGCAGGCCATCGACGAGGGCCGGTTCGCGGATGCGCGGGCGCTGCTGGAGGCCGACCCCGCCCTGCTCGCCTCGGACCCCGGCCAGATGGCGCTGGGGTACGCCCTGGCGCACGAGGGGCAGTTCGACGAGGCGCGGGAGGTCTACGGGAGGCTCCGCGCGGCCCACGCGGGCCAGCCCTGGGAACACGTCCCGCTGCACCAGCTCGGCATGGTCGAGCGCCGGGCCGGGGACCCCGCCGCCGCGCTGCGCCTGTTCGGGGAGGAGCTGGCCCTGATTGAGCGGCTCCCCGAGGACGAGCGCGCCTTCAAGCGGGCCGTGAACGGCTACGAGCTGGGTGTAAACCGGCTCGCGCTGGGTCAGGTCGCGGAAGCCCGCGCCACGCTGGCCGCTGCCCTGGCCGACGCCCAACAGGCCGACGATCCGATGACGCTGGGCTGCGTCCACCGGGCGCTGGGCAATATGGCTGTGCAGACGGGGGACCTGGCTGGGGCGCAGGCCGAGTACGAACAGGCCGCCACCTTTTTCGAGGAAGCAGGCGACGAGCGGGCGGCGGCAGAGGTGCGGGGCAGGCGGGAAGGCCTCTAA
- the purB gene encoding adenylosuccinate lyase, translating to MIDRYLTPEMKVLWSEASKYRAWLRVELAAMEAQARHGEVPRSAFNVLTERAKADPLDEAFAQKVAEIEAVTRHDIVAFTRALTERYGEEARFIHHGLTSTDVVDTAQNLLLDEALGLIEADVRALREVCRTQAAAHKHTPTVGRTHGIHAEPMTFGLKFLNWMATLDRDLERLAAARGRIRVVMLSGSVGTYAHVSPRIEEEVAAAWGWQAAPVTNQTLARDRHAEVLAALAILGTTLEKIAVEIRHLQRSEVREAMEPFGKGQTGSSSMPHKKNPILTENVTGFARLLRGFLVTGLENVALWHERDISHSSAERVILPDATSAASYATRRLTGVLRDLVVFPERMLRNLNDLGGLVFSQRVLHALIDEKGLSREAAYDLVQRNALRSWETGEGLRDLLKADADNPLSEAELDAAFDLQWYLRHVDDIYARFGL from the coding sequence GTGATTGACCGTTACCTGACCCCCGAGATGAAGGTGCTGTGGAGCGAGGCCAGCAAGTACCGCGCCTGGCTGCGGGTGGAACTCGCCGCGATGGAGGCGCAGGCCCGCCACGGCGAGGTGCCCCGGTCGGCCTTCAACGTGCTGACCGAGCGGGCGAAGGCCGACCCGCTCGACGAGGCCTTCGCGCAGAAGGTGGCCGAGATTGAAGCCGTCACCCGCCACGACATCGTGGCCTTTACCCGCGCGCTGACCGAGCGCTACGGCGAGGAGGCCCGCTTCATTCACCACGGGCTGACGAGCACGGACGTGGTGGACACCGCCCAGAACCTGCTGCTGGACGAGGCGCTGGGCCTCATCGAGGCGGACGTGCGGGCGCTGCGCGAGGTGTGCCGCACGCAGGCCGCCGCGCACAAGCACACGCCCACCGTGGGCCGCACGCACGGCATCCACGCCGAGCCGATGACCTTTGGCCTGAAGTTCCTGAACTGGATGGCGACGCTGGACCGCGACCTGGAACGCCTGGCCGCCGCCCGGGGGCGCATCCGCGTGGTGATGCTGTCGGGGTCGGTGGGCACCTACGCGCACGTCTCGCCCCGCATCGAGGAGGAGGTCGCCGCCGCCTGGGGCTGGCAGGCCGCGCCCGTCACCAACCAGACGCTGGCCCGCGACCGCCACGCCGAGGTGCTGGCCGCGCTGGCGATTCTGGGCACCACGCTGGAAAAAATTGCGGTCGAGATTCGCCACCTCCAGCGCAGCGAGGTGCGCGAGGCGATGGAGCCGTTCGGAAAGGGGCAGACCGGCAGCTCCTCGATGCCACACAAGAAAAACCCCATCCTGACCGAGAACGTGACGGGCTTCGCGCGGCTGCTGCGCGGCTTTCTGGTCACGGGGCTGGAAAACGTAGCCCTGTGGCACGAGCGCGATATCAGCCACTCCAGCGCCGAGCGGGTGATTCTGCCTGACGCCACCTCGGCCGCGAGTTACGCTACCCGCCGCCTGACGGGTGTGCTGCGTGACCTGGTGGTGTTCCCCGAGCGGATGCTGCGCAACCTCAACGACCTGGGCGGCCTGGTCTTCAGCCAGCGCGTGCTGCACGCCCTGATCGACGAGAAGGGCCTGAGTCGCGAGGCCGCCTACGACCTGGTGCAGCGCAATGCCCTGCGAAGCTGGGAGACCGGCGAGGGCCTGCGCGACCTGCTGAAAGCCGACGCGGACAACCCGCTGAGCGAGGCGGAACTGGACGCCGCCTTCGACCTCCAGTGGTACCTGCGGCACGTGGACGACATCTACGCCCGCTTCGGGCTGTAA
- a CDS encoding sugar ABC transporter substrate-binding protein, whose product MKKFLIAAALLTLGSASAQKTQLEFWTIALAPLFNEEMNRLVAQFEKENPNVDLKWVDVPASAIEQKLLAAIASGRPPAAVNLASDMVVKMVDQGALEPLTLTDTQKKVYFASPLNTFTFDGKVMGLPWYWAPKVVAYNTEIFRKAGLDPNNPPRTLQTMIAAARQIKDKTGLYGFMPNINNLNMLVLFQEAGLPIFDKKGGKAVFNSPEHVKLLQGYVDLYKKGYIPEDTMRRGFTAATELYSAGKLGMLITGPQFILRVANDNKAIYDVTKVAPYPINLAGNVIHTPLMGFTVPKGVKDKALAQKLALFLTNDVNQLQFSRVTKTTFPSTVKASTDKFFKQGGQNAIDQGKLVSSTELKKARDLTLVYPDASKLNKVFKDNIESAMAGQKSAKQALDDIVKAWNASL is encoded by the coding sequence ATGAAGAAGTTCCTGATTGCCGCCGCCCTGCTGACCCTGGGCAGCGCCAGCGCCCAGAAGACGCAGCTGGAGTTCTGGACGATTGCCCTCGCGCCCCTGTTCAACGAGGAGATGAACCGACTGGTGGCGCAGTTCGAGAAGGAAAATCCGAACGTGGACCTGAAGTGGGTGGACGTGCCCGCCTCCGCCATCGAGCAGAAGCTGCTGGCCGCCATCGCCTCGGGCCGCCCGCCCGCCGCCGTCAACCTCGCCTCCGACATGGTCGTGAAGATGGTGGATCAGGGCGCGCTGGAACCCCTGACGCTGACCGACACGCAGAAGAAGGTGTATTTCGCCTCGCCGCTGAATACCTTCACCTTCGACGGCAAGGTGATGGGCCTGCCGTGGTACTGGGCACCCAAGGTCGTGGCCTACAACACCGAGATCTTCCGCAAGGCGGGCCTGGACCCTAACAACCCGCCACGCACCCTCCAGACCATGATCGCCGCCGCCCGGCAGATCAAGGACAAGACCGGGCTGTACGGCTTCATGCCCAACATCAACAACCTGAACATGCTGGTGCTGTTTCAGGAAGCGGGCCTGCCCATCTTCGACAAGAAGGGCGGCAAGGCGGTGTTCAACAGCCCCGAACACGTCAAGCTGCTGCAAGGCTACGTGGACCTCTACAAGAAGGGCTACATCCCGGAAGACACCATGCGCCGGGGCTTTACCGCCGCCACTGAGCTGTACTCGGCGGGCAAACTGGGGATGCTGATCACCGGGCCGCAGTTCATCCTGCGCGTGGCGAACGATAACAAGGCCATCTACGACGTGACGAAGGTCGCGCCCTACCCCATCAACCTCGCGGGGAACGTGATTCACACGCCGCTGATGGGCTTCACGGTGCCCAAGGGCGTCAAGGACAAGGCGCTGGCGCAGAAGCTCGCGCTGTTCCTGACGAACGACGTGAATCAGCTTCAGTTCTCGCGCGTCACCAAGACCACCTTCCCCAGCACGGTCAAGGCCAGCACCGACAAGTTCTTCAAGCAGGGCGGGCAAAACGCCATCGACCAGGGCAAGCTGGTCAGCTCGACCGAGCTGAAAAAGGCCCGCGACCTCACGCTGGTCTACCCCGACGCCTCCAAGCTGAACAAGGTCTTCAAGGACAACATCGAGTCGGCGATGGCCGGGCAGAAGAGCGCCAAGCAGGCGCTGGACGACATCGTGAAGGCGTGGAACGCGAGCCTCTGA
- a CDS encoding WapI family immunity protein produces the protein MRLKGWKLTFELDLVGYQFPKSENEASDWLKIRLVLVHGGERWEKVDPALLTFEVQWLTEWLHQVAAQAEVFRTWRSGRLTSRIFFTEPNLSLEALSGSLGGEALTLRVYLAAEFLPPFVKELDAMKLDNDPAEAWLDFPADAADLQQAAAALTEALTLFPVRAGLPHRSSSQPQGD, from the coding sequence ATGCGTCTGAAGGGCTGGAAGCTGACGTTTGAACTGGACCTTGTGGGCTACCAGTTCCCCAAGTCTGAGAACGAGGCTTCCGACTGGCTGAAGATCCGCCTCGTGCTGGTGCACGGCGGGGAGCGCTGGGAAAAGGTTGACCCGGCCCTGCTCACCTTTGAGGTTCAGTGGCTGACCGAGTGGCTGCATCAGGTCGCGGCCCAGGCGGAGGTGTTCAGAACCTGGCGTTCGGGAAGGCTGACCAGCCGCATCTTTTTCACCGAACCAAATCTGAGTCTGGAAGCCCTGTCGGGTTCACTGGGTGGAGAGGCCCTCACCCTGCGCGTTTATCTCGCCGCCGAGTTCCTCCCGCCCTTCGTCAAGGAGCTGGACGCCATGAAGCTGGACAACGACCCGGCCGAAGCCTGGCTCGACTTTCCCGCTGATGCTGCCGACCTTCAGCAGGCGGCCGCTGCACTCACCGAAGCCCTCACCCTGTTTCCCGTTCGCGCGGGCCTCCCCCACCGCTCCTCCTCTCAACCTCAAGGAGACTGA